The following are encoded in a window of Halosolutus halophilus genomic DNA:
- a CDS encoding vWA domain-containing protein — protein sequence MGFSKERLGAVLFAVLMATSLVAMPALASGPSASAADERTTAFAAQTGGSPGADDGPPGRSGGGPPGQDGGPPGHDRGDANVTIPDLEANTTLEAIVSATERLGELEIDGDDAATTPANDTVEAVNASLQEYRRVRYADSRAAFEHLAEAQRALATLRGEVDGEDEAIVDAISADLYAAGNATARLAVSDANVVVAANEGGFRDPGQRQKAESALGNAVDALDRADETVSRDAPGGGKGKKNGKSTGPDRTISPDDRAKALTHLENAWKHAERALDTVEANSEPSLSLSQGRAFERNGTVLVQLGATLTDVRPYAYDEANVTVDGDADAEPLSLVAGESAGSIASGTTLVDVGPDLENVTVTVTATAAHDADRTVEATHEIRVDEDDVIPDRPAPDEYREVEVSDESSGVSVDVGGDGLHETDISITDETPETDDAYRAGPMVRIESQRDIDEATVEIPLDETALEREGNLSIATWDPDSDEPWTPVETEIDHDNGTATAEVDHFSFFSVFWIEEWEDETSDTITLDDNATDGGNGGAEFELIDVMFVVDESGSMGGSRIRNAREASKRFVGALTDEEQAGLVGYAYGGSLKHRLTRDHDSLNQSIDDLNAGGSTNTGAGLQEALDEFERNGWENRSQTIILLSDGHTNRGPDPVGVAETAADRGIEISTIGVGNGIDENELREIAATTGGDFYHVENADDLPETFERVAENETQVQLQDTNRDGIPDLVAEMNLSMPTGGPGVVGEPLDLDPIALDTSGDGIRDNETVDIDYRVFQEDNETKLYASVAYAEHHPARIDTTGDGLTDAEQLEEREIRYTASREDSLDLLSELEGADDVDDLDGLEDDLLETDRVTADPLVNDTDGDGVSDVDEVQLGTNPESRDTTGDGISDGEALDRGDDPTLFDIAPPEITVTYATFNDPDADLSGWDPRDWSVRVSGSYEVEFFVYDPAGLDEARVVRDGDVEETVSLSGTSDDGDVEFEIGTVDTFTDAFAGSRVTVQAEDRHGTVDGYGTAEVAAVEVGGVWSAASDAIRAQGITHTAIERDLGFLQGMTTGAGESIDGLRALYNEPVETIAALREIPNAILNLDEIIASMPDAIDAQQERNNPHDPEEDEDLYEAYRQGWYGGYLSWFVVEAVIPAGEAGKALSSSKRVQSAVDTISTPQMRRAAQMAGRASHTAKAPVRYSRYQLSRALAGTFSLGDDAVSRLLGPGRSTGKQVDNVKTAGKLDEQTVRIVADGSGELDESFRRAVYRAADDDAVSYSQIDRAVRKVDELDGVHRQRTKELIADAPGAGVKFVDEIDANTIRRLTDYDGDSAAGMRESLARHYSSGTVTDDQIDAFGRNLNDLHGNVDGVEGVIAKDIAPPSSTNNVRGALYEFRVANEYVDNPNNVRYIGKEYDGIDATELTDDQFDRIIDEISFADADTRAERLRIIDNALGGGPELDVVKTNGKYLEAKSSTGAVRYRDIREKIIRYKAQQAKGNIDPSAQMEVVAPDGAFTKQNGGLNKIGKLIEETDGVTKGTLDSLGEPSPSTTSIYGPGVIGTPAQGAP from the coding sequence ACCGCCCGGACAAGATGGCGGCCCACCCGGACACGATCGCGGCGACGCGAACGTCACGATTCCCGACCTCGAGGCGAACACGACCCTCGAGGCGATCGTGAGCGCGACCGAACGTCTCGGTGAACTCGAGATCGACGGCGACGACGCCGCGACGACGCCGGCGAACGACACCGTCGAGGCGGTCAACGCCTCGCTGCAGGAGTACCGGCGGGTCCGGTACGCCGATTCGCGAGCGGCGTTCGAACACCTGGCCGAGGCCCAGCGAGCGCTCGCGACGCTGCGAGGCGAAGTCGACGGCGAGGACGAGGCGATCGTCGACGCGATCAGCGCCGACCTGTACGCGGCGGGCAACGCGACCGCGCGGCTCGCCGTGTCCGACGCGAACGTCGTCGTCGCGGCGAACGAGGGCGGGTTCCGCGACCCCGGTCAGCGACAGAAGGCCGAGAGCGCGCTCGGAAACGCCGTCGACGCGCTCGATCGGGCCGACGAAACCGTCTCTCGGGACGCCCCCGGCGGGGGGAAGGGGAAGAAGAACGGCAAGTCCACGGGACCGGACCGAACGATCAGTCCCGACGACCGCGCGAAAGCACTGACCCACCTCGAGAACGCCTGGAAACACGCCGAGCGAGCGCTGGACACGGTCGAGGCCAACAGCGAACCGTCGCTCTCGCTCTCGCAGGGGCGGGCGTTCGAGCGCAACGGCACGGTCCTCGTTCAACTGGGTGCGACCCTCACCGACGTCCGCCCGTACGCCTACGACGAGGCCAACGTGACCGTCGACGGTGACGCCGACGCCGAGCCGCTGTCGCTCGTGGCCGGCGAGTCGGCCGGGTCGATCGCGAGCGGAACGACCCTCGTCGACGTCGGGCCGGACCTCGAGAACGTCACCGTGACGGTGACGGCGACGGCGGCACACGACGCCGATCGAACGGTCGAGGCGACCCACGAGATTCGCGTCGACGAAGACGACGTCATTCCGGATCGACCCGCTCCCGACGAATACCGGGAGGTCGAGGTGTCGGACGAGTCGTCTGGCGTCTCCGTCGATGTGGGCGGCGACGGCCTCCACGAAACCGATATCTCGATCACCGACGAGACTCCGGAAACCGACGACGCCTACCGCGCGGGGCCGATGGTTCGCATCGAGAGCCAGCGCGACATCGACGAGGCGACGGTCGAGATCCCCCTCGACGAGACGGCTCTCGAGCGCGAGGGCAACCTCTCGATCGCCACGTGGGATCCCGACAGCGACGAGCCGTGGACGCCGGTCGAGACCGAGATCGACCACGATAACGGCACGGCGACCGCCGAAGTCGACCACTTCTCGTTCTTCTCGGTGTTCTGGATCGAGGAGTGGGAGGACGAGACCAGCGACACGATCACGCTCGACGACAACGCGACCGACGGCGGCAACGGTGGTGCCGAGTTCGAGCTGATCGACGTCATGTTCGTCGTCGACGAGAGCGGCAGTATGGGCGGCTCCCGGATTCGCAACGCCCGGGAGGCGTCCAAGCGGTTCGTCGGCGCACTGACCGACGAGGAACAGGCCGGCCTCGTCGGCTACGCCTACGGCGGCAGTCTGAAACACCGCCTCACGCGAGACCACGACTCGCTCAACCAGAGCATCGACGACCTGAACGCCGGCGGCTCGACCAACACCGGCGCCGGGCTTCAGGAGGCACTCGACGAATTCGAACGCAACGGCTGGGAGAACCGCTCCCAGACGATCATCCTCCTGTCCGACGGCCACACCAACCGCGGCCCCGATCCCGTCGGCGTCGCCGAAACCGCCGCCGACCGCGGCATCGAGATCAGCACCATCGGCGTCGGCAACGGGATCGACGAGAACGAACTCCGCGAGATCGCCGCCACCACCGGCGGCGACTTCTACCACGTCGAAAACGCCGACGACCTGCCCGAAACCTTCGAACGCGTCGCCGAAAATGAAACCCAGGTCCAGCTGCAGGACACCAACCGCGACGGCATTCCGGATCTGGTTGCCGAGATGAACCTCTCGATGCCGACCGGCGGGCCCGGCGTCGTCGGCGAACCGCTGGACCTCGATCCGATCGCGCTCGACACCAGCGGTGACGGCATTCGGGACAACGAGACCGTCGACATCGACTACCGCGTCTTCCAGGAGGACAACGAAACGAAGCTCTACGCCTCCGTCGCGTACGCCGAACACCACCCGGCGCGGATCGATACGACCGGCGACGGACTGACCGACGCCGAACAGCTCGAGGAGCGCGAGATCAGGTACACGGCCTCTCGCGAGGATTCGCTCGACCTGCTCTCGGAACTCGAGGGCGCCGACGACGTCGACGATCTGGACGGACTGGAGGACGACCTCCTCGAGACCGATCGCGTCACCGCCGATCCGCTGGTGAACGACACCGACGGCGACGGCGTGTCGGACGTCGACGAAGTCCAGCTCGGCACGAACCCCGAATCGCGCGACACGACCGGCGACGGGATCTCGGACGGCGAGGCGCTCGACCGGGGGGACGATCCGACCCTGTTCGACATCGCCCCGCCCGAGATCACCGTCACGTATGCGACGTTCAACGATCCGGACGCGGACCTCTCCGGCTGGGATCCCCGCGACTGGTCGGTCCGGGTCTCCGGGAGCTACGAGGTCGAGTTCTTCGTGTACGATCCGGCCGGCCTCGACGAGGCGCGGGTCGTTCGCGACGGCGACGTCGAAGAGACCGTCTCGCTGTCCGGGACGAGCGACGACGGCGACGTGGAGTTCGAGATCGGAACCGTCGATACCTTTACCGACGCCTTCGCGGGCTCGCGGGTGACGGTCCAGGCCGAAGATCGCCACGGGACCGTCGACGGGTACGGCACCGCCGAGGTCGCCGCCGTCGAAGTGGGCGGCGTCTGGAGCGCCGCTTCGGACGCAATCCGGGCCCAGGGGATCACGCACACCGCGATCGAACGCGATCTCGGCTTCCTCCAGGGGATGACGACCGGGGCCGGCGAATCGATCGACGGCCTGCGCGCGCTGTACAACGAGCCCGTCGAGACCATCGCCGCGCTGCGGGAGATTCCCAACGCCATCCTCAACCTCGACGAGATCATCGCGTCGATGCCCGACGCGATCGACGCCCAGCAGGAGCGCAACAACCCCCACGATCCCGAGGAAGACGAGGACCTCTACGAAGCGTACCGCCAGGGCTGGTACGGCGGCTACCTCTCCTGGTTCGTCGTCGAGGCCGTCATCCCGGCCGGCGAGGCAGGTAAGGCCCTCTCGAGTTCCAAGCGGGTCCAGTCGGCCGTCGACACCATCAGCACGCCCCAGATGCGCCGGGCGGCCCAGATGGCGGGTCGAGCGAGTCACACCGCGAAAGCGCCGGTGCGGTACAGTCGGTATCAGCTCTCACGGGCGCTCGCCGGAACCTTCTCGCTGGGGGACGACGCCGTGAGTCGGCTTCTTGGCCCGGGTCGATCCACCGGGAAACAGGTCGATAATGTAAAAACCGCGGGCAAACTCGACGAGCAAACCGTCAGAATCGTTGCGGATGGATCGGGCGAACTCGACGAGTCGTTCCGACGGGCGGTCTACAGAGCGGCCGACGACGACGCCGTTAGCTATAGTCAGATAGATCGGGCGGTACGAAAAGTCGACGAGTTAGACGGCGTTCACCGACAGCGCACGAAGGAACTCATCGCCGACGCACCTGGTGCGGGCGTCAAATTCGTCGACGAAATCGACGCGAATACGATACGACGTCTTACAGATTACGACGGCGATAGCGCTGCAGGAATGCGGGAGTCACTCGCGAGACACTACAGCAGTGGCACCGTGACGGACGATCAAATCGATGCGTTCGGGCGAAATCTGAACGACCTTCACGGAAACGTGGACGGCGTCGAAGGCGTGATTGCAAAGGACATCGCTCCACCGTCCAGCACGAACAACGTTCGAGGCGCTCTCTACGAATTCCGTGTCGCAAACGAGTACGTCGACAACCCAAACAACGTCAGATATATTGGGAAAGAATACGACGGGATCGACGCGACTGAGCTCACTGACGACCAGTTCGATCGAATCATCGACGAGATTAGCTTTGCAGATGCGGACACCAGAGCGGAAAGATTGCGTATAATCGATAATGCTCTCGGTGGTGGCCCTGAGCTCGATGTCGTGAAAACGAACGGTAAGTATCTCGAAGCGAAGTCGAGCACAGGTGCGGTCCGGTACCGGGACATTCGGGAGAAAATAATTCGGTACAAGGCGCAACAGGCCAAAGGAAATATCGATCCATCTGCCCAGATGGAAGTCGTTGCTCCAGATGGAGCATTCACCAAGCAAAATGGAGGGCTAAATAAGATCGGAAAGCTGATCGAGGAAACTGACGGTGTGACCAAAGGAACTCTCGATTCACTCGGAGAACCATCCCCCAGTACCACATCGATATACGGACCGGGTGTCATCGGCACTCCTGCACAAGGGGCTCCATAA
- the alaS gene encoding alanine--tRNA ligase, with the protein MSELAEEYRLEYFEEEGFERKECPDCGAHFWTRDHDRETCGEPPCAEYDFIGEPGFAEEHSLSEMREAFLSFFEDHGHERIDPYPVAANRWRDDVLLTQASIYDFQPLVTSGETPPPANPLTISQPCIRMQDIDNVGKTGRHTMAFEMMAHHAFNVREDADEEYAYEGEVYWKDRTVELCDELLDSMGADVTDVTYIEDPWVGGGNAGPAIEVIYRGLELATLVFMCMEQDPEGEYELKDGNRYSYMDTYVVDTGYGLERWTWMSQGTPTVYEAIYPDMIAFLRDNAAIEHTDEEAELVNRAARLSGQLDIDDVDDVEAARDDIAAQLDVSTDELRDLVEPLEDIYAIADHCRTLAYMLGDGIVPSNVGTGYLARMVLRRTKRLCDNVGVDAPLDELVDMQAERLEYENRDTIRDIVRTEVEKYRETLERGGRRVESLAEEYAKRGKPIPTDELIELYDSHGIQPDMVAEIAEEAGADVDVPDDFYSLVAQRHDTPEGVETVAEEGDDRFEDLPETEKLYYDDQQRTQFEAVVLDIFEREDGYDVVLDQTMFYPEGGGQPADTGTLSTDDVTVEVEDVQIEDGVILHRTDESPGKGEFVNGQVDGGRRRQLMRHHTATHIVIHAARQVLGDHVRQAGAQKGVESSRIDLRHYERIDRADVKRIERLANEIVMDNTTVSQEWPDRHDAEAEHGFDLYQGGIPPGEQIRLIHVDEDVQACGGTHVARTGDIGAIKILNAERVQDGVERITFAAGEAAIEATQVKEDALYEAAEILDVSPEEVPDTAERFFEEWKDRGKQIEDLKEQLAAARAGGGGGGEEVAVGDTTAVVDRIDADMDELRATANAIAGEGKIAVLGSGESGAQFVVAVPDGVGVNAGEVVGELAGRVGGGGGGPPDFAQGGGPNVEDLDDALEDAPDVLRQVQDA; encoded by the coding sequence ATGAGCGAACTGGCGGAGGAATACCGCCTCGAGTACTTCGAGGAGGAAGGATTCGAGCGCAAGGAGTGTCCCGACTGCGGGGCTCACTTCTGGACGCGCGACCACGACCGCGAGACCTGTGGTGAGCCGCCGTGTGCGGAGTACGACTTCATCGGCGAGCCCGGATTCGCGGAGGAGCACAGTCTGTCGGAGATGCGCGAGGCGTTCCTCTCGTTCTTCGAGGACCACGGCCACGAGCGGATCGATCCGTACCCCGTCGCGGCCAACCGCTGGCGAGACGACGTCCTGCTCACGCAGGCGTCGATCTACGACTTCCAGCCGCTGGTCACGAGCGGCGAGACGCCGCCGCCGGCCAACCCGCTGACCATCTCCCAGCCCTGCATCCGGATGCAGGACATCGACAACGTCGGCAAGACGGGCCGGCACACGATGGCCTTCGAAATGATGGCCCACCACGCGTTCAACGTGCGCGAGGACGCCGACGAGGAGTACGCCTACGAGGGCGAGGTCTACTGGAAGGACCGCACCGTCGAACTCTGCGACGAACTCCTCGACTCGATGGGCGCGGACGTCACCGACGTCACCTACATCGAGGATCCGTGGGTCGGCGGCGGTAACGCGGGTCCCGCGATCGAGGTCATCTACAGGGGACTCGAACTCGCCACGCTGGTCTTCATGTGCATGGAGCAGGACCCCGAGGGCGAGTACGAACTCAAGGACGGGAACCGCTACTCCTACATGGACACCTACGTCGTCGACACGGGGTACGGACTCGAACGCTGGACCTGGATGAGCCAGGGGACCCCGACGGTCTACGAGGCGATCTACCCCGACATGATCGCGTTCCTGAGGGACAACGCGGCGATCGAGCACACCGACGAGGAGGCCGAACTCGTCAACCGCGCCGCCCGGCTCTCGGGACAGCTCGACATCGACGACGTCGACGACGTCGAGGCCGCCCGCGACGATATCGCCGCGCAACTGGACGTCTCCACGGACGAACTCCGCGATCTGGTCGAACCGCTCGAGGACATCTACGCGATCGCGGACCACTGCCGGACCCTCGCGTACATGCTGGGCGACGGTATCGTCCCCTCGAACGTCGGCACGGGCTATCTCGCGCGAATGGTGCTCCGGCGGACGAAGCGGCTGTGTGACAACGTCGGCGTCGACGCCCCGCTGGACGAACTCGTCGACATGCAGGCCGAGCGCCTCGAGTACGAGAACCGCGACACCATCCGCGACATCGTCCGGACCGAGGTCGAGAAGTACCGCGAGACGCTGGAACGCGGCGGTCGGCGAGTCGAGAGCCTCGCCGAGGAGTACGCGAAGAGGGGGAAGCCGATCCCGACCGACGAACTGATCGAACTCTACGACTCCCACGGCATCCAGCCCGACATGGTCGCGGAGATCGCCGAAGAGGCCGGCGCGGACGTCGACGTCCCCGACGACTTCTACAGCCTCGTCGCCCAGCGTCACGACACCCCCGAGGGCGTCGAGACGGTCGCCGAGGAGGGCGACGATCGCTTCGAGGACCTCCCGGAGACGGAGAAACTCTACTACGACGACCAGCAGCGAACCCAGTTCGAGGCAGTCGTCCTGGACATCTTCGAGCGCGAGGACGGCTACGACGTCGTCCTCGACCAGACGATGTTCTATCCCGAGGGCGGCGGCCAGCCCGCAGACACCGGGACGCTCTCGACCGACGACGTCACCGTCGAGGTCGAGGACGTCCAGATCGAGGACGGCGTGATCCTCCACCGCACCGACGAGAGCCCCGGCAAGGGCGAGTTCGTCAACGGGCAGGTCGACGGCGGCCGCCGTCGGCAGCTCATGCGCCACCACACGGCGACCCACATCGTCATCCACGCCGCACGACAGGTGCTCGGCGATCACGTCCGCCAGGCCGGGGCCCAGAAGGGCGTCGAGAGTTCCCGGATCGACCTGCGTCACTACGAGCGGATCGATCGCGCGGACGTCAAGCGAATCGAACGCCTCGCCAACGAGATCGTGATGGACAACACCACCGTGTCGCAGGAGTGGCCCGATCGCCACGACGCGGAGGCCGAACACGGCTTCGATCTCTACCAGGGCGGCATCCCGCCGGGCGAGCAGATCCGGCTGATCCACGTCGACGAGGACGTCCAGGCCTGCGGTGGCACGCACGTCGCCCGGACCGGCGACATCGGCGCGATCAAGATTCTGAACGCCGAGCGCGTCCAGGACGGCGTCGAGCGGATCACCTTCGCAGCCGGCGAGGCCGCAATCGAGGCGACCCAGGTGAAAGAAGACGCCCTCTACGAGGCCGCCGAAATTCTCGACGTCTCGCCCGAGGAGGTTCCCGACACCGCCGAGCGGTTCTTCGAGGAGTGGAAGGATCGGGGCAAGCAGATCGAGGACCTGAAAGAACAGCTCGCCGCCGCCCGCGCCGGCGGCGGAGGCGGCGGTGAGGAGGTCGCGGTCGGCGACACGACGGCCGTCGTGGATCGGATCGACGCCGATATGGACGAACTGCGCGCGACCGCGAACGCGATCGCCGGCGAGGGCAAGATCGCCGTCCTCGGCAGCGGCGAGAGCGGTGCCCAGTTCGTCGTCGCCGTCCCCGACGGCGTGGGCGTCAACGCCGGCGAGGTCGTCGGCGAACTCGCCGGCCGCGTCGGCGGCGGTGGCGGCGGTCCGCCGGACTTCGCACAGGGTGGCGGGCCCAACGTCGAGGACCTCGACGACGCGCTCGAGGACGCGCCGGACGTGTTGCGGCAGGTCCAGGACGCGTAG
- a CDS encoding ATP-binding protein: MIDIVLYVAATESDAVSGAADLERVAAGPSVVPAVSIETIRERAPAADCVVFAETPTTAAGAHLLDVIEACDATPLVLYTDSEYAPTTARATDGIDGYVRRDGDRATIHLVDEIRWVCHEPERGTAQAPIPIEPPGETPSSEPDEDWFEPLLDAIPDPAVRYAIPDGDAVVRNVNTAFEDAFGDDRATLRGTPLADHYVLDSIADAPPVGQHAADDPLRVVEHCETTDGHRTLLVTAVALEREDESTGGLATLRDVTERKRRKRELAAQRKRFEKFERIVEGELRDLLNVAEAYLMVAQETDDPDHFAEVETAHDRLVEWIDTLSTLARRRDVIATVEPVALQDVTRRALARLDGEADLNLHLEDDRLLEADKERLTDVLEYLFRTAEPDVGTGSDAAGKPDSGGPVTIRVGTCSDGFFVADDGATVTEEQREMLLEPDTETGDRRGYALAIVRRIAEAHGWSVAIDESDAGGTRVEFSGAAADATDVFPDSLQEPVIDRDVDR; the protein is encoded by the coding sequence ATGATCGACATCGTCCTGTACGTCGCGGCAACCGAATCCGACGCCGTCTCGGGGGCCGCCGACCTCGAGCGCGTCGCCGCCGGCCCCTCCGTAGTGCCGGCCGTCTCGATCGAGACGATCCGCGAGCGAGCGCCGGCGGCCGACTGCGTCGTCTTCGCGGAGACGCCGACGACCGCAGCCGGTGCGCACCTGCTGGACGTGATCGAGGCCTGCGACGCGACGCCGCTGGTGCTCTACACCGATTCGGAGTACGCGCCGACGACCGCGCGAGCAACCGACGGGATCGATGGGTACGTCCGTCGCGACGGTGATCGAGCCACCATACACCTCGTCGACGAAATCCGCTGGGTGTGCCACGAACCGGAACGCGGGACCGCGCAGGCACCGATCCCGATCGAACCGCCAGGCGAGACACCCTCGAGCGAACCGGACGAGGACTGGTTCGAACCCCTTCTCGATGCTATTCCGGACCCCGCCGTTCGGTACGCGATCCCGGACGGCGACGCCGTCGTCCGAAACGTCAACACGGCCTTCGAGGACGCGTTCGGGGACGATCGTGCGACGCTCCGCGGGACGCCGCTCGCGGACCACTACGTCCTCGATTCCATCGCGGACGCGCCGCCGGTCGGGCAGCATGCGGCCGACGACCCGCTCCGCGTCGTCGAACACTGCGAGACCACGGACGGTCACCGGACCCTCCTCGTCACCGCCGTCGCGCTCGAGCGTGAGGACGAGTCGACCGGCGGACTCGCAACGTTGAGGGACGTCACCGAACGAAAGCGCCGCAAACGGGAACTCGCCGCCCAGCGGAAGCGATTCGAGAAGTTCGAGCGGATCGTCGAGGGAGAACTCCGCGACCTGCTCAACGTGGCGGAGGCCTATCTCATGGTCGCACAGGAGACGGACGATCCGGACCACTTCGCGGAGGTCGAGACGGCCCACGACCGACTCGTCGAGTGGATCGACACCCTGTCCACACTCGCGCGCCGGCGGGACGTGATCGCCACCGTCGAACCCGTCGCCCTGCAGGACGTCACCCGCCGCGCGTTGGCGCGACTGGACGGAGAGGCCGATCTGAACCTCCACCTCGAGGACGATCGCCTGCTCGAGGCGGACAAGGAACGGCTGACGGACGTTCTCGAGTACCTGTTCCGGACCGCCGAACCGGACGTCGGGACCGGGTCCGACGCTGCCGGCAAGCCCGACAGCGGCGGGCCGGTCACGATCCGCGTCGGCACGTGTTCGGACGGGTTCTTCGTCGCTGACGACGGCGCCACCGTCACGGAGGAACAGCGCGAGATGCTACTCGAACCGGATACCGAGACGGGCGATCGACGGGGCTACGCCCTGGCGATCGTGCGACGAATCGCCGAGGCCCACGGCTGGTCGGTGGCGATCGACGAGAGCGACGCGGGCGGCACGCGCGTCGAGTTCAGCGGGGCAGCAGCCGACGCGACGGACGTCTTTCCCGATTCGCTTCAGGAGCCGGTGATCGATCGGGACGTCGACCGGTGA
- a CDS encoding replication factor C small subunit, translating into MSEADAEAAEPTPGKTEVWIEKYRPERLDEIKGHENIIPRLQRYVEQDDLPHLMFAGPAGTGKTTASQAVAREIYGNDWRENFLELNASDQRGIDVVRDRIKDFARSSFGGYDHRIIFLDEADALTSDAQSALRRTMEQFSNNTRFILSCNYSSQIIDPIQSRCAVFRFTELSGEAIEAQVREIAETEAIEVTDDGVDALVYAADGDMRKAINALQAAAVMGETVDEDTVFALTSTARPEEVEAMVEHAIDGDFTAARAALDDLLTDRGLAGGDVIDQLHRSAWEFDVPERTTVHLLERLGEVDYRITEGANERLQLEALLASLALEE; encoded by the coding sequence ATGAGCGAGGCCGACGCCGAGGCGGCGGAGCCGACTCCCGGCAAGACCGAGGTCTGGATCGAGAAGTACCGGCCGGAACGGCTCGACGAGATCAAGGGCCACGAGAATATCATCCCGCGACTGCAGCGGTACGTCGAGCAGGACGACCTCCCCCACCTCATGTTTGCGGGGCCGGCCGGAACCGGAAAAACCACCGCGTCACAGGCTGTAGCCCGCGAAATATACGGTAACGACTGGCGCGAGAACTTCCTCGAACTCAACGCCTCCGACCAGCGCGGGATCGACGTCGTTCGCGATCGGATCAAGGACTTCGCGCGCTCCTCCTTCGGCGGCTACGACCACCGAATCATCTTCCTGGACGAGGCCGACGCGCTGACCAGCGACGCCCAATCCGCGCTGCGCCGAACGATGGAGCAGTTCTCGAACAACACCCGGTTCATCCTCTCGTGTAACTACTCGAGCCAGATCATCGACCCCATCCAGTCGCGGTGCGCAGTCTTCCGCTTTACCGAACTCTCCGGGGAGGCGATCGAGGCGCAGGTGCGCGAGATCGCCGAGACCGAGGCGATCGAGGTGACCGACGACGGCGTCGACGCGCTCGTCTACGCGGCCGACGGCGACATGCGCAAGGCGATCAACGCCCTGCAGGCCGCCGCAGTAATGGGCGAGACCGTCGACGAGGACACCGTCTTCGCGCTCACCTCGACGGCCCGCCCCGAGGAAGTCGAAGCGATGGTCGAGCACGCGATCGACGGCGACTTCACGGCCGCCCGTGCGGCGCTGGACGATCTGCTGACCGATCGCGGTCTCGCCGGCGGGGACGTCATCGACCAGCTTCACCGCTCCGCGTGGGAGTTCGACGTCCCCGAGCGGACGACGGTGCATCTGCTCGAGCGACTCGGCGAAGTGGACTACCGGATCACCGAGGGGGCCAACGAGCGGCTACAACTGGAAGCGCTGCTCGCGTCGCTGGCACTCGAGGAATAA
- a CDS encoding bactofilin family protein, translated as MTRTTRLRRVLTVAILLGIVAGTIAIPTAVAQSDERAGGTVVVEEGETVDEIETFAGNVIVRGTVTGDVSAFAGNVHIEGDVGGNVEAVAGNVEISGTVDGDVSGAGGNLVVAEGATIGGSLEAGAGTVEIDGTIEGDAAIGAETIRLGENAAIDGDLRYGGTLEGNTDAVAGTITEDSRIGVGTEPTLQPITEWLFAAYAFVMNLLLGAALLALFPRFSADVARRVATDPVRTGLAGLGVLVGVPILLVAIAITIVGIPVSIVGGFLFGLLVWIGVVYGRFAVAAWLLAAAGVENRWLALVVGLLGGAILGLIPVLGDLINFVILLLGLGALSIGLYARRRQTRETPTPAQTGGPAAE; from the coding sequence GTGACACGCACGACGCGGCTCCGGAGGGTCCTGACGGTCGCGATCCTGCTCGGGATCGTCGCCGGAACGATCGCGATACCGACGGCCGTCGCCCAGTCGGACGAGCGGGCCGGCGGCACGGTCGTCGTCGAGGAGGGCGAGACGGTCGACGAGATAGAGACCTTCGCCGGAAACGTGATCGTCCGCGGCACCGTCACCGGCGACGTGAGCGCCTTCGCCGGGAACGTCCACATCGAGGGCGATGTCGGCGGCAACGTCGAGGCGGTGGCCGGCAACGTCGAGATCAGCGGCACCGTCGACGGCGACGTCAGCGGCGCGGGCGGGAACCTCGTCGTCGCCGAGGGGGCGACGATCGGCGGCTCGCTCGAGGCGGGCGCCGGCACGGTCGAGATCGACGGGACGATCGAGGGCGACGCCGCGATCGGCGCGGAGACGATCCGACTCGGCGAGAACGCCGCGATCGACGGCGACCTCCGGTACGGCGGCACGCTCGAGGGGAACACCGACGCGGTCGCGGGCACGATCACGGAGGATTCGCGGATCGGGGTGGGGACCGAACCGACGCTCCAGCCGATCACCGAATGGCTCTTCGCGGCCTACGCGTTCGTCATGAACCTCTTGCTCGGCGCGGCCCTGCTCGCGCTGTTCCCCCGGTTCTCCGCCGACGTCGCCCGTCGGGTCGCGACCGACCCGGTCAGGACCGGCCTCGCAGGACTCGGCGTGCTCGTCGGCGTGCCGATCCTGCTGGTCGCGATCGCGATCACGATCGTCGGCATCCCCGTCAGCATCGTCGGCGGCTTCCTGTTCGGACTCCTGGTGTGGATCGGCGTCGTCTACGGTCGGTTCGCCGTCGCCGCGTGGCTCCTCGCCGCCGCCGGCGTCGAGAACCGCTGGCTCGCGCTCGTCGTCGGCCTGCTCGGCGGCGCGATCCTCGGGCTGATCCCCGTTCTCGGCGACCTCATCAACTTCGTGATCCTCCTGCTCGGCCTCGGCGCGCTCTCGATCGGGCTCTACGCGCGCCGCCGCCAGACCCGCGAGACCCCGACGCCGGCCCAGACCGGGGGCCCCGCCGCGGAGTAG